ATAGTCTGTCTCTAACCCTCCCAAAGTGTCTCTATAGTCTGTCTCTAACCCTCCCAAAGTGTCTCCAAAGTGTCTCTAATGGCgcagacacaccaacctgataatggtccgtctgacagtctggcgaggtcggtgactcaagtctgttcggtgtgttgcgtgccgtcgtcagtcttaGGAGACgttggccttcatttgggccgaccTGACTCGCTgggtcggagggcgggcagtcggactcaatggccaatctgattggtggagagctaacacgggatgagcgtgactagagtctctcaaaatctgatgaagatcttttaaactgacctttgttgatctgaaatgaagacagattaaGCAGCTGCACGgactatttctctcttcaaatgttttcagaaacacgtttcggtgaactattttagtacaatatgggATCGGATTCTGAACAAGTCGCCATTGCTATCAGCTGGAGTGACGCGTTGGTCAtttctggttttcattttttgtataaCGTCACCCGCAcacagaacgtacgctcaagtcggcgtctcttcggtgtgttctgaggaacgttttggacctcggggagactgatcagtccgactggctttactgccgacgatcggccgattatcggcttggtgtgtcagagccttaaatTCTCCTCAAGTGTCTCCATAAGTGTCTCTAAAGTCTCCATAACTGTCTTTAATGTCTCCATTAGTGTCTCTAATGTCTCCATAACTGTCTCTAAAGTCTCCATAAGTGTCTCTAAAGTCTCCATAAGTGTCTCTAATGTCTCCATAAGTGTCTCTAAAGTCTCCATAAGTGTCTCTAAAGTCTCCATAAGTGTCTCTAATGTCTCCATAAGTGTCTCTAAAGTCTCCATAAGTGTCTCTAAAGTCTCCATAAGTGTCTCTAAAGTCTCTGTCTCTAACAGGTAAAACCGGAGACGTGGTGAAGACGGCTCACTTTGACATGTACAGCGGCGGTACGTAGAGTCGAGACTGATAATAATATGATaaatatgataatataataatatgataatataataatatgataactgataatataataatatgataatataataatacaatactataataatatgataaatatgataatatgatataataatatgataatataataatatgataactgataatataatataataatatgataaatatgataatataataatatgataatatgataatataataatatcataatataataatataatataataatataataatatgataatataataatatcataataatataatatgataaCATGATAACATgataatatgataatataataatatgataatataataatatgattatataataatatcatatgataatataataatatcataatatcataatataataatatgataatataataatatcataatatgataatataataatatgataatataataatataataatataataatatgctGACGTGGTTGTGTCTCTGTGGAGGAGTCAATTATGTGATATGATGTTTGTTGCTGATGTTATGTGATCTTTGTTGCAGAtgtgatgtgatatgatatttgTTCCAGATGTTAAACCTCTGGTTGAGTTTCTGAAGAGCATGGAGAAGGGTGCCGTGGTGCTGATGGCGTCCTACGACGATCCGTCCACCAAGTAAAGCTCagaacataacaactacactaagtattacagtatagaacagaacaactacactaagtattacagtatagaacataacagctacactaagtattacagtatagaacataacaactacactaagtattaaagtatagaacataacagctacactaagtattacagtatagaacataaaaaCTACACTAAGGATTAAagtatagaacataacaactacactaagtattacagtatataacataacaactacactaagtattacagtatagagcataacaactacactaagtattacagtatagaacataacaactacactaagtattaaagtatataacataacaactacactaagtattaaagtataaaacataacaactacactaagtattacagtatagaacataacaactacactaagtattacagtatagaacataacagctacactaagtattaaagtatagaacataacaattacactaagtattacagtatagaacataacaactacactaagtattacagtatagaacataacagctacactaagtattacagtatagaacataacaactacactaagtattacagtatagaacataacaattgcactaagtattacagtatagaacataacaGCTACACTAAGTATTAAATTATAGAACATAACAgctacactaagtattacagtatagaacataacagctacactaagtattacagtatagaacataacaactacactaagtattacagtatagaacataacaactacactaagtattaaagtatagaacataacaactacactaagtattaaattatagaacataacaattacactaagtattacagtatagaacataacaactacactaagtattaaagtatagaacataacaactacactaagtattaaagtatagaacataacaactacactaagtattaaattatagaacataacaactacactaagtattacagtatagaacataacaactacactaagtattacagtatagaacataacaactacactaagtattaaattatagaacataacaactacactaagtattacagtatagaacacaacaactacactaagtattacagtatagaacataacagctacactaagtattacagtatagaacataacaactacactaagtattaaagtatagaacataacaactacactaagtattaaattatagaacataacaactacactaagtattacagtatagaacataacaactacactaagtattaaagtatagaacataacaattacactaagtattacagtatagaacataacaactacactaagtattaaagtatagaacataacaactacactaagtattaaattatagaacataacaactacactaagtattacagtatagaacatgacaactacactaagtattacagtatagaacataacaactacactaagtattacagtatagaacataacaactacactaagtattacagtatagaacataacaactacactaagtattaaagtatagaacataacaattacactaagtattacagtatagaacataacagctacactaagtattacagtatagaaaataacaactacactaagtattacagtatagaacataacaaTTACACTAAGTATTACGTATAGAACATAACAATtacactaagtattacagtatagaacataacaactacactaagtattaaagtatagaacataacagctacactaagtattacagtatagaacataacagctacactaagtattacagtatagaacataacaactacactaagtattacagtatagaacataacaactacactaagtattaaagtatagaacataacaactacactaagtattaaattatagaacataacaattacactaagtattacagtatagaacataacaactacactaagtattaaagtatagaacataacaactacactaagtattaaAGTATAGAACATAACAATTACACTAAGTATTAAATTATagaacataacaactacactaagtattacagtatagaacataacaactacactaagtattacagtatagaacataacaactacactaagtattaaattatagaacataacaactacactaagtattacagtatagaacataacaactacactaagtattacagtatagaacataacagctacactaagtattaaagtatagaacataacaactacactaagtattacagtatagaacataacaactacactaagtattacagtatagaacataacaactacactaagtattacagtatagaacataacaactacactaagtattacagtatagaacataacaactacactaagtattaaagtatagaacataacaactacactaagtattaaattatagaacataacaaatacactaagtattacagtatagaacataacagctacactaagtattacagtatagaacatagaaactacactaagtattaaagtatacaacataacaactacactaagtattacagtatagaacataacaattacactaagtattacagtatagaacatagaaactacactaagtattaaagtatagaacataacagctacactaagtattacagtatagaacataacagctacactaagtattacagtatagaacataacaactacactaagtattacagtatagaacataacaactacactaagtattacagtGTAGAACATAACAATtacactaagtattacagtgtagaacataacaactacactaagtattacagtatagaacataacaattacactaagtattacagtatagaacatagaaactacactaagtattacagtatagaacataacaactacactaagtattacagtatagaacataacaactacactaagtattacagtatagaacatagaaactacactaagtattacagtatagaacataacaactacactaagtattaaagtatagaacataacaactgcactaagtattacagtatagaacataacaactacactaagtattaaagtatagaacataacaactacactaagtattacagtatagaacataacaactacactaagtattacagtatagaacataacagctacactaagtattacagtatagaacataacaactacactaagtattacagtatagaacataacaactacactaagtattacagtatagaacataacaactacactaagtattacagtatagaacataacaactacactaagtattacagtatagaacataacaactacactaagtattacagtatagaacataacagctacactaagtattacagtatagaacaGTATAGAACATaaactacactaagtattaaagtatacaacataacaactacactaagtattacagtatagaacataacTTACACTaacataacaactacactaagtattagAACATAACAtaactacactaagtattacagtatagaacataacaactacactaagtattacagtatagaacagtatagaacataacaTAACACTACTAAGTATTACAGTGTAGAACATAACAATtacactaagtattacagtatagaacataacaactacactaagtattacagtatagaacataacaattacactaagtattacagtatagaacatagaaactacactaagtattacagtatagaacataacaactacactaagtattacagtatagagcataacaactacactaagtattacagtatagaacatagaaactacactaagtattacagtatagaacataacaactatactaagtattaaagtatagaacataacaactacactaagtattacagtatagaacataacaactacactaagtattaaagtatagaacataacaactacactaagtattaaagtatagaacataacaactacactaagtattaaAGTATAGAACACaacaactacactaagtattaaagtatagaacataacaactacactaagtattacagtatagaacataacaactacactaagtattaaagtatagaacataacaactacactaagtattaaagtatagaacataacaactacactaagtattacagtatagaacataacaactacactaagtattaaagtatagaacataacaactacactaagtattaaagtatagaacataacaactacactaagtattaaAGTATAGAACACaacaactacactaagtattaaagtatagaacataacaactacactaagtattacagtatagaacataacaactacactaagtattaaagtatagaacataacaactacactaagtattaaagtatagaacataacaactacactaagtattacagtatagaacataacaactacactaagtattaaagtatagaacataacaactacactaagtattacagtatagaacataacaactacactaagtattacagtatagaacataacagctacactaagtattacagtatagaacataacaactacactaagtattacagtatagaacatagaaactacactaagtattaaagtatacaacataacaactacactaagtattacagtatagaacataactacactaagtattaaagtatagaacataacaactacactaagtattacagtatagaacatagaaactacactaagtattacagtataaaCAGGTCCTCTTTTAGCTGCTTTCTCTTTTTATTATGGGTTATTTTGAaactttttgaaatgtttatgacacttcagcttttctctgtcttctctttgtctatctgtgtgtgtgtgtgtgtgtgtgtgtgtgtgtgtgtgtgtgtgtgtgtgtgtgtgtgtgtgtgtgtgtctgtctctgtgagtgtgtgtctatctgtgtgtgtgtgtgtgcgtgtgtctctgtttgtgtgtgtgtgtgtgtgtgtctctgtgtgtgtgtctctatctgtgtgtgtgtgtgtgtctctgtgtgtgtgtctgtgtgtctgtgtgtgtgtgtgtatgtgcacgtatctctgtgtgtgtgtgtgtgtgtgtgtgtgtgtgtgtgtgtttgtgtgtgcgtgcgtgtgtctgtctatctgcatgtgtgtgtgtgtgtgtctatctgtgtgtgtgtgtgtctgtgtgtgtgtgtgtgtctatctgtgtgtgtgtgtgtgtgtgtgtgtgtgtgtgtgtgtgtgtgtgtgtgtgtgtgtgtgtctgtgtttgtgtgtgtgtgtgtgtgtctctgtgtgtgtgtgtgtgtctgtgtgtgtgtgtgtgcacgtacctctgtgtgtgtgtgtgtgtgcgcgtgtctgtgtgtgcatgtgtgtgtatgtgtgcgcgtgtgtgtgtctctatctgtgtgtgtgtgtgtgtgtgtgtgtgtgtgtgtgtctatgtatgtttgtgtgcgtgtgtgtgtgtgtgtgtgtgtgtgtgtctatctgtgcgtgcgtgcgtgcgtgtgtgtgtgtgtgtgtgtgtgtgtgtgtgtgtgtgtgtgtgtgtgtgtgtgtgtatatgtgtgtgtgtgtgtgtgtgtgtgtgtgtaccaggttGGATGAGGAGGCCAGGAAGCTGATTGCTGAGCTTGGAAGCTTGTCTGTGAAGTCTCTGGGCTTCAGAGATAACTGGGTGTTTGTGGGGGGGAAAGGAGCATCCGTGCACAGCAACTTTGAGAAGGTAACAAATACTACACCAGAACTACTTCATACTACACCAGAAATACTTCACACTACACCAGAAATACTTCATACGgacttatttacttacttatacTTATGTGATCCAGTCCAATAAAGCATCTGTGATTTGTTTCAGTACCAGAAGAACGACAGTACAAAGAATAAATATGAAAACTGGCCCGAGCTCATCGAAATTCAGGGATGCATCCCCAAATACCTGGACTGAGCCCCGTCTTCATCCTAAAGGAACATTCCTGCAGGAGGACCAGCG
This portion of the Perca flavescens isolate YP-PL-M2 unplaced genomic scaffold, PFLA_1.0 EPR50_1.1_unplaced_scaf_8, whole genome shotgun sequence genome encodes:
- the LOC114552156 gene encoding protein FAM3C → MLVLVPAAVLLTVLLQKYTIPFKDDLWRALSDGLQKSGPASRAPSKGPCDMVRDCPDEHFSFYVRSGAANVVAPKICLRNKLVLGSVLNNAGPGINIVTINGKTGDVVKTAHFDMYSGDVKPLVEFLKSMEKGAVVLMASYDDPSTKLDEEARKLIAELGSLSVKSLGFRDNWVFVGGKGASVHSNFEKYQKNDSTKNKYENWPELIEIQGCIPKYLD